One part of the Haliotis asinina isolate JCU_RB_2024 chromosome 2, JCU_Hal_asi_v2, whole genome shotgun sequence genome encodes these proteins:
- the LOC137271893 gene encoding calmodulin-4-like produces MNQLTLKQLQMYTKMFKEVDLNHDGRLNRSEVKGLCVELGFDYDDSQVKQLFSELDKDKSGDVTLDEFLSAMQPITKEEKRCATFRRMFRRMDLNKDGFLSVSELHGALSSVVGEGEEPLSAQEVKDMIAQVDINGDDRLDYEEFLLLMKS; encoded by the exons ATGAACCAGTTAACTTTGAAACAGCTTCAAATGTACACCAAAATGTTTAAAGAAGTCGATCTTAATCACGATGGACGTTTAAACAGATCGGAGGTGAAGGGCTTGTGTGTGGAGTTGGGGTTTGACTATGATGACTCACAGGTAAAG CAATTGTTTTCGGAGCTAGACAAGGACAAGAGTGGCGATGTGACCTTGGACGAGTTTCTTTCTGCAATGCAACCAATTACAAAAGAGGAAAAACG atgcGCCACCTTTAGACGGATGTTTCGGAGAATGGATCTGAACAAAGATGGCTTCCTGTCTGTTTCCGAGCTCCACGGGGCTCTGTCGTCTGTTGTGGGCGAGGGAGAAGAACCATTGTCTGCGCAGGAAGTGAAGGACATGATAGCCCAAGTAGACATCAACGGTGACGACAGACTGGACTATGAAGAGTTCCTGTTGCTGATGAAGTCATGA
- the LOC137272715 gene encoding calmodulin-like, whose product MSTVNTSIIDMSTVDEVAVYTKAFHDFDANHDGNMTLSEFSCACAVLGFTYDDETIQTLFREMDADKNGTVTLEEFLAFMGPDNQEKVVASIRRIFNEYDTNKDGFLSVDEIQRAWFSGKHGTKKLSKDEVERLMAPVDADSDGRLNCEEFLQLVISAMESSEDD is encoded by the exons ATGAGCACCGTCAACACGAGCATCATCGACATGAGCACCGTCGACGAAGTTGCTGTCTACACGAAGGCGTTTCACGACTTTGATGCCAACCATGATGGCAACATGACGTTGTCGGAATTCTCATGCGCGTGTGCTGTTCTGGGATTTACATATGACGATGAGACAATACAG ACGCTATTCCGTGAAATGGACGCCGACAAGAACGGGACGGTGACACTGGAGGAGTTCCTTGCTTTcatgggaccagacaatcaggagAAAGT AGTGGCTAGTATCAGACGGATATTCAATGAATATGATACAAACAAAGATGGTTTCCTGTCAGTAGACGAGATCCAGAGGGCGTGGTTCTCGGGAAAACATGGAACAAAGAAACTTTCCAAGGACGAAGTGGAACGGCTTATGGCACCAGTGGACGCCGATTCAGACGGCAGACTGAACTGCGAAGAATTCCTTCAACTGGTCATATCGGCAATGGAAAGCAGTGAGGACGATTAG